In the Ruminococcus sp. OA3 genome, one interval contains:
- a CDS encoding YlbF family regulator, with translation MNAIEQKTYELIQTIKDSEYYKTFEDSLEKVVRQPEVKGRLDEFRARTFRMYNELDEVDLYDETDKIEREHRELRRIPEVNAFLDAEYELCKLLKSTEDMINMAIDVQIPEL, from the coding sequence ATGAATGCGATCGAGCAGAAAACGTATGAATTGATTCAGACAATCAAAGACAGCGAATACTATAAGACGTTTGAGGACAGCCTGGAGAAAGTTGTGAGACAGCCGGAGGTAAAAGGAAGGCTTGATGAATTCCGTGCGCGTACGTTCCGGATGTATAATGAATTGGATGAAGTGGATTTATATGATGAAACAGATAAAATAGAAAGAGAACACAGAGAGCTTCGGAGAATACCGGAAGTAAATGCTTTTCTGGATGCTGAGTATGAGCTGTGTAAACTTCTGAAATCTACGGAAGATATGATCAATATGGCGATCGACGTACAGATCCCAGAGCTGTAA
- a CDS encoding endolytic transglycosylase MltG produces MAKKKKRNAGHHSAVKNAGKTIRILIYVLVIVAIALLGKTAYSFGYAVFDQEPMTSEARAKEIEVIVQEGMSVYQIGKLLESKGLIEDPVIFWVQEQLSDYRGKIKTGRYTLSTAQTPDEMIEIMSAQEEESEE; encoded by the coding sequence ATGGCAAAAAAGAAGAAGCGCAATGCCGGACATCATTCTGCGGTCAAAAATGCGGGGAAAACGATACGTATTCTGATCTATGTACTGGTGATCGTGGCAATCGCGCTGCTCGGGAAAACTGCATACAGTTTTGGATACGCTGTCTTTGACCAGGAACCCATGACCTCGGAGGCGAGGGCAAAGGAGATAGAAGTCATCGTACAGGAGGGCATGTCTGTATATCAGATCGGAAAACTCCTGGAGAGTAAGGGACTGATCGAAGATCCGGTGATCTTCTGGGTACAGGAGCAGCTTTCTGATTACCGTGGTAAGATAAAGACGGGCCGGTACACGCTCAGCACTGCACAGACACCGGATGAGATGATCGAAATCATGTCTGCACAAGAGGAGGAAAGCGAAGAGTGA
- a CDS encoding O-methyltransferase: MIVDERMTTYINSLDTGNTPFLETLERQARRDHVPVIRREMQSFLKVLLALKRPARILEVGTAVGFSALLMCEYNPERCHITTIENYEKRIPLARENFRRAGRENCITLIQGDAAEILETLNGPFDFIFMDAAKGQYLHFLPQILRLMAPEALLVSDNVLQDGDIIESRFAVERRNRTIHRRMREYLYALKHREELVTSVLPLGDGVTVSVRKGTEDEKTGIAGACQQP, from the coding sequence GTGATTGTGGATGAAAGAATGACGACATATATCAATTCGCTGGATACCGGAAACACCCCTTTTCTGGAAACGCTGGAGCGTCAGGCACGCCGGGATCATGTTCCGGTGATCAGAAGGGAGATGCAGAGTTTTCTTAAAGTATTGCTGGCACTGAAACGGCCTGCGCGGATCCTTGAAGTGGGAACTGCTGTCGGATTTTCTGCGCTTCTTATGTGTGAGTATAATCCGGAGAGATGTCATATTACAACAATAGAAAATTATGAGAAAAGAATTCCGCTGGCACGCGAGAATTTCCGGCGTGCCGGGCGGGAGAACTGTATCACCCTGATACAGGGAGATGCAGCAGAAATTTTAGAGACACTGAATGGCCCTTTTGACTTCATCTTCATGGATGCGGCAAAGGGTCAGTATCTTCATTTCTTGCCTCAGATCCTGCGTCTGATGGCACCGGAAGCACTGCTCGTCTCGGACAATGTGCTTCAGGACGGGGATATTATCGAATCGCGTTTTGCAGTTGAGAGGCGTAATCGTACCATTCATAGACGCATGAGAGAATATCTGTATGCATTGAAACACCGTGAAGAGCTGGTGACTTCTGTGCTCCCGTTGGGAGATGGCGTGACAGTCAGTGTGCGAAAGGGGACCGAGGATGAGAAAACCGGAATTGCTGGTGCCTGCCAGCAGCCTTGA
- a CDS encoding U32 family peptidase, giving the protein MRKPELLVPASSLEVLKVAVVFGADAVYIGGEAFGLRAKAKNFSMEDMREGIAFAHEHGVRVYVTANILAHNRDLPGVRRYFEELKEFGPDGLIIADPAVFMIAKEVCPEMELHISTQANNTNYGTYQFWYGLGAKRVVSARELSLEEIREIRGNIPEDMEIETFVHGAMCISYSGRCLLSNYFTGRDANQGACTHPCRWKYYVMEEQRPGEYLPVYENERGTYIFNSKDLCMIEHIPELIEAGIDSFKIEGRMKTALYVATVARTYRRAIDDYLKDPALYEANMDWYRDQISNCTYRQFTTGFFYGKPDESAQIYDNNTYVKEYTYLGIAGEQNERGQFHISQRNKFSVGELIEVMKPDGENIPATVRAIFDEEGNAMESAPHPQQSLWIDIGIRLERYDILRRQEAAPEF; this is encoded by the coding sequence ATGAGAAAACCGGAATTGCTGGTGCCTGCCAGCAGCCTTGAGGTATTAAAAGTTGCCGTGGTATTCGGCGCCGATGCTGTCTATATCGGCGGTGAGGCATTCGGCCTCCGGGCGAAAGCTAAGAATTTTTCCATGGAGGATATGCGGGAAGGTATTGCGTTTGCGCATGAGCATGGAGTAAGAGTCTATGTGACTGCGAATATCCTCGCACATAACAGGGATCTGCCGGGTGTGCGCAGGTATTTTGAAGAGCTTAAAGAATTTGGACCAGACGGTTTGATCATTGCGGATCCAGCCGTTTTTATGATTGCAAAAGAGGTTTGTCCTGAAATGGAGCTTCATATCAGTACGCAGGCGAATAATACGAATTACGGAACATATCAGTTCTGGTATGGACTGGGGGCAAAGCGCGTCGTATCTGCACGTGAACTTTCCCTTGAGGAGATCCGGGAAATTCGTGGAAATATACCGGAAGATATGGAGATTGAGACATTTGTGCACGGAGCGATGTGTATATCTTATTCAGGGCGCTGTCTGCTCAGTAATTATTTTACCGGCAGGGATGCGAATCAGGGAGCGTGCACACATCCCTGCCGGTGGAAATACTATGTGATGGAAGAGCAGCGCCCGGGAGAATATCTGCCCGTCTACGAAAATGAGCGCGGTACGTATATCTTTAATTCCAAAGACCTTTGCATGATTGAACATATTCCTGAACTGATCGAAGCCGGTATCGACAGCTTCAAAATAGAGGGCAGGATGAAAACGGCGTTGTATGTTGCCACCGTGGCACGGACATACCGCAGGGCGATCGATGATTATCTAAAGGATCCCGCATTATATGAAGCGAATATGGACTGGTATCGGGATCAGATTTCGAACTGCACATACCGGCAGTTTACTACCGGATTTTTCTATGGCAAGCCGGATGAGTCTGCGCAGATATATGACAATAATACTTATGTAAAAGAGTATACGTATCTGGGAATTGCAGGGGAACAAAATGAACGCGGCCAGTTCCATATCTCTCAGAGAAATAAATTTTCCGTCGGCGAACTTATAGAAGTGATGAAACCGGACGGTGAAAATATTCCGGCTACAGTCCGGGCCATCTTTGATGAGGAAGGCAATGCGATGGAAAGTGCACCCCATCCTCAGCAAAGCTTATGGATCGATATCGGAATCAGGCTTGAACGCTACGATATTCTAAGGAGACAGGAAGCAGCGCCTGAGTTTTAA
- the sigK gene encoding RNA polymerase sporulation sigma factor SigK has product MKTFQKPLTIEEERQYFQKYKQGDMDAKNILIERNLRLVAHIVKKYQGTDTDTDDLISIGTIGLIKAISTFDSDKGNRLATYAARCIENELLMMFRGKKKTSREVSLYEPIGTDKEGNEIHLLDIIESGSADAADTCALKEDIAKLYALMDSALSEQEYFVLKLRYGLYGESEYTQKKIAEKMGISRSYVSRIEKNALLKLRRCFLSP; this is encoded by the coding sequence TTGAAAACATTTCAAAAGCCACTGACTATTGAGGAGGAACGACAATATTTCCAAAAATACAAACAGGGCGACATGGATGCTAAAAACATCCTGATCGAGCGCAACCTGCGGCTGGTTGCACATATTGTCAAAAAATACCAGGGAACAGACACCGACACGGATGATCTGATCTCCATCGGTACGATTGGCCTGATCAAAGCCATTTCCACGTTCGACAGCGACAAGGGGAACCGGCTTGCTACATACGCAGCACGTTGTATAGAGAATGAACTTCTCATGATGTTCAGGGGCAAAAAAAAGACCTCCAGGGAGGTCTCTCTTTATGAACCGATCGGTACTGACAAGGAGGGGAATGAAATTCACCTCCTGGATATCATTGAAAGCGGTAGCGCTGATGCAGCCGATACCTGCGCACTGAAAGAAGATATCGCAAAACTCTATGCACTGATGGACTCAGCCCTGTCCGAACAGGAATACTTTGTCCTGAAACTCCGCTATGGCCTGTACGGCGAATCAGAATACACGCAAAAAAAAATAGCAGAGAAGATGGGAATCAGCCGCTCTTATGTTTCCCGCATCGAAAAAAATGCGCTGTTAAAACTCAGGCGCTGCTTCCTGTCTCCTTAG
- a CDS encoding YifB family Mg chelatase-like AAA ATPase, with translation MFSSIISAAIWGVEARKVYVEADVSNGLPCFTIVGYASAQVKEAQERVRTALRNAGIVIPPKRVTINLAPADLRKEGSGFDLPVAAAILLAVGRIPPASMKGVMVMGELGLDGCIRGVSGILPAVLTARKEGCHTCLVPAVNQSEGNLVEGMRVIGISSLAEFLTFACHGILPVHSVGCQQIQEDEAEELDYAQISGQEEVKHAVLLAAAGFHNLLLCGQPGSGKTMIAKRMPSILPPMSREESLEVMKIHSIAGILPSGGILQKRPFRAPHHTASPQALAGGGRVPKPGEVTLAHHGVLFLDELAEMSRRSIEILRQPLEEHEITIARLNGTFRYPASFLFLAAMNPCPCGCYPDMNRCSCTDAEIHRYRSRISQPLLERIDLCAEVPLVSYVALKSERSGLGSAEMRRDVIRVHEIQRKRYQNNKIRFNAHLDAAGIRKFCPMDEEAEMLLGQAFQCMRLSVRAYHQIIKVARTAADLEESHIIRKTHISEAVCYRSLDEKSGGYESER, from the coding sequence ATGTTCAGTAGCATAATATCGGCTGCTATATGGGGCGTAGAGGCACGGAAAGTTTATGTGGAGGCTGATGTAAGTAACGGGCTTCCGTGTTTTACGATTGTAGGGTATGCATCTGCGCAGGTCAAAGAAGCCCAGGAGCGTGTCCGCACGGCTCTGCGTAATGCAGGCATTGTTATTCCGCCGAAGCGTGTCACAATCAATCTCGCACCAGCAGACTTGAGAAAAGAAGGGAGTGGTTTTGATCTGCCGGTGGCAGCGGCAATATTGCTTGCAGTCGGAAGAATTCCGCCGGCCTCGATGAAAGGTGTGATGGTGATGGGCGAACTGGGACTGGATGGCTGCATCCGGGGTGTGAGCGGTATTTTACCGGCAGTGCTCACCGCCAGAAAAGAGGGGTGTCATACGTGTCTTGTTCCCGCTGTGAATCAGTCGGAGGGAAACCTTGTGGAGGGCATGCGGGTAATCGGAATTTCCAGTCTGGCGGAATTTCTCACTTTTGCCTGTCACGGAATACTGCCCGTCCACAGTGTGGGCTGTCAGCAGATACAGGAAGATGAGGCTGAGGAACTCGATTACGCACAGATCAGCGGCCAGGAGGAAGTGAAACATGCTGTTTTGCTGGCAGCAGCCGGTTTTCACAACCTGCTTCTGTGTGGACAGCCAGGTTCAGGGAAGACGATGATAGCAAAAAGGATGCCATCCATTCTTCCGCCGATGAGCAGGGAGGAGAGTCTGGAGGTTATGAAAATCCACAGTATTGCAGGCATTTTGCCGAGTGGAGGAATCCTGCAGAAGCGTCCGTTCCGTGCGCCGCATCATACGGCATCCCCTCAGGCACTCGCAGGAGGAGGAAGAGTCCCGAAGCCGGGGGAAGTAACGCTTGCCCATCACGGCGTATTGTTTCTGGATGAACTGGCGGAAATGTCCAGAAGAAGTATTGAAATTCTGCGCCAGCCCCTTGAAGAACATGAAATCACCATTGCCAGGCTGAACGGGACTTTCAGATATCCGGCATCTTTTCTTTTTCTTGCCGCGATGAATCCCTGTCCGTGCGGCTGCTATCCTGACATGAACCGATGCAGCTGCACGGACGCGGAAATTCACAGATACAGAAGCAGGATCAGCCAGCCGCTGTTGGAACGTATTGATCTGTGTGCGGAAGTACCACTGGTATCGTACGTTGCGCTTAAGAGTGAAAGGTCAGGTCTTGGGTCTGCCGAAATGCGCAGGGACGTCATACGTGTCCACGAGATTCAGAGAAAACGGTATCAAAACAACAAGATCCGTTTTAATGCTCATCTGGATGCGGCCGGAATCCGTAAATTCTGTCCTATGGATGAGGAAGCAGAAATGCTACTGGGACAGGCATTTCAATGTATGAGGCTCAGTGTAAGAGCATATCATCAAATTATAAAGGTCGCGAGAACTGCGGCCGATCTGGAGGAAAGTCATATCATAAGAAAAACACACATCAGTGAGGCTGTATGCTACAGGAGTCTCGACGAAAAGTCAGGAGGGTACGAAAGTGAAAGATAA
- the dprA gene encoding DNA-processing protein DprA has protein sequence MKDKIRCVQRGKTGYPDKLMQYRGMPKELYVRGELPGREPAVAIVGARMCSQYGRIQAQEFARVLSLHGLAVISGMAQGIDGSAHYGALEAGGPTYAVLGCGLDICYPACNRHLYEKMPKAGGLISEFPEGTKPLRCHFPMRNRIISALADIVLVIEAKEKSGSLITADFALEQGKDVFAVPGRVGDALSAGCNRLIAQGAGIACSPGMLLEQFGILQENRMRTEKNTVLGLARDLDLVYSCVDLQPKDLHTILEEVPFSAEKTMEILLKLRLEGKISEPFRNWYVKVNGDVR, from the coding sequence GTGAAAGATAAGATCCGCTGCGTGCAGAGGGGAAAAACAGGGTATCCGGATAAACTGATGCAATACAGAGGCATGCCCAAAGAACTTTATGTGAGAGGAGAGTTACCGGGTCGGGAGCCTGCCGTGGCTATTGTGGGGGCAAGGATGTGCAGTCAGTATGGAAGAATCCAGGCACAGGAATTCGCGCGTGTACTGTCGCTTCACGGTTTGGCTGTCATCAGCGGAATGGCGCAGGGGATAGACGGGAGTGCACACTACGGAGCCCTGGAAGCAGGAGGCCCGACTTACGCTGTGCTTGGATGCGGACTCGATATCTGCTACCCGGCATGCAACCGCCACCTGTATGAAAAAATGCCGAAAGCAGGGGGACTGATATCAGAATTTCCGGAGGGTACAAAACCGCTTCGATGTCATTTTCCCATGAGAAACCGGATTATCAGTGCACTGGCAGACATTGTACTGGTGATAGAAGCGAAAGAAAAGAGCGGTTCCCTCATCACCGCTGACTTCGCCCTGGAACAGGGGAAGGATGTATTTGCCGTCCCGGGCCGAGTTGGAGATGCCTTGAGTGCTGGATGCAACAGGCTGATCGCACAGGGAGCGGGAATTGCATGCAGTCCCGGGATGCTGCTTGAGCAATTTGGGATTTTGCAGGAAAACCGCATGCGTACTGAGAAAAATACAGTATTGGGACTTGCAAGAGATTTGGATTTGGTGTATAGTTGTGTAGATTTACAACCGAAAGATTTACATACAATTTTAGAGGAAGTGCCGTTTTCAGCAGAAAAAACGATGGAAATTTTGTTGAAACTGCGGTTGGAGGGGAAAATATCCGAGCCATTCCGAAATTGGTATGTGAAAGTAAACGGTGACGTCCGCTGA